In the Rhea pennata isolate bPtePen1 chromosome 4, bPtePen1.pri, whole genome shotgun sequence genome, GCATTTGTACTTGCTGGCTTTAAAGACTCTTCTGCAAGCATCTGAATCTGACTAAGGCATAAGAGCTCAACTGCACCACCACCAAGAAAAACCTTCCCTTCATATAGGGCATGATGCAGCCGATACACAGAAGTCCAGAACTGGTCTTCAATGAGCTGCATCTTTGAAGCTACAGTAGTAGTGAGCatggctgtgagcaggggaaTTCCTTGGACCTTTATCCTGACTGGCACAAGCTCACCCAGCTCCATTGCACGCCCATCGCAGGCCCTCCACAACTCCACCTGGGCCCCACTCCCTAGATAACGGGCATTTAGCTGAGCGAGGTATGTCACTGGCTGGGCACCAGACACCTCCCCAAAGGCACATAACACATTGTGAGTCACAGAACCTATTACCAGTATGTTTTTTGCGATGCATCTTTCCATCAATTTTTCACACACATTTCCTCTGACCAAAATCAAGTTTACCTCAAGATGTGTTAGAACATCTAACGCATTGCTTAACCACGTGTCTCCTGAGCTGCCTTCTTGTAGGTTTGGATGCTCCAATATGGTCCTTACATTACATGGCCTATTGAAACCTAAGTGTCGATACTGTTCAGTTAGGTCGCCATCCACTAGCAGTATCCAAAGAGGTTTGTCTTGAAGGTATTTGGCAACTGTGGCTTGTTCCGGTGATACTACTGTGATAAAGCCTGGGCAAACACAAGAGTAACTTTCAGGCAGGCCCAGTAAACAGCATGTCACAATTTCTGTGATGTTAAACTGGGAAGAACCACTGCATTCAGCTCGCTGTTGTTGATATGCAACAATGTTCTGTAGCAATTTCATGCTAGTCCGATTTCCATGGCTCAGAGCCATTGCCAGGTGTCCAAAACCACTACATTCACATGGATATGATGATTGTCCTGAGAGATAACCCTCAAAATTGCCTAACTGACTTGAAAAGTTGCTTTTTGATAGAGTGCTGAAGTATCTACtatgacttaatttttttttgttacagctGGATGCGTTAACACCACTTTCAGAAATCACAGATTTGCTTCTGTCATCCACTGGTTTGATGAGGGAAGCTATTGAACCAAAGCCTGTCAAAGCTGAAACTAGGCAGCTGTTACTAAAATTACAACTATCTTCTGGTTGGGCATGGGCATTTCTTGGAACAGCAACTTCTTCTGACACAGAAATACCTTTCTGAAAACACACTGGAGAACTGTTGGATCTAATTTgggaagttttgttttcaaaaatgtttgtcTTAACACTGCTAGAGCATAGCTCTTTATTTACATCATGTACTGATAGTTGAAGACTCTGAACTTTCTCACAGCAAGAGTTCAAGCCCTCAGACATCACAGATACTATTACTGAAATAGGAACATTCTGCTGGAGACATTCTAGCACGGCATTGCTCCATGCGCCAACAAGAAACAACAGGGTACTCATCCCAGTTTTAAATTCCTTGTTTTGTGCCTGAATGGTTTCATTAAGAAGCTGTCCAGTAGCACTACTTAAATCCAAACTTTCGATCAGTCTGACTGCGGAACAAGTCAACACGCTCTGGTTGGTGCTTTCATCCACCACAAATTTGTATGACTTCATTGGCCCCAACAGCGTTCTTCCAGCTAAGGCTAAGGCTGAAAGCTGCTGAAGTCCAACATGCCTTCTTGCATTCACTTCCCTGAAAGCCATGGGCAGCACGCAGCGTCTGTGAACAAAACAAACTTATTGCCCCATCCTCACAGTACTCCAGAGAATACATACAAAAAATTAACAGTCCAGTACTGAACACAGCCTTTTTATGATGCACTGTGTATGAAACAGCCCTTTATCCAGCACACTTATTATGAGACATTGATGCATGTAGTTGATGAAATGATGCATTGCTAGAATACCATGGAAAATTTTTCTCTTGGCATATAGCAAAATGCTGTTAATTCCAGTGGTTTCTTAAACATGAAGCAGTACAGATTTTACAGCACTGCCACTCCTCTCCTGACCTGCTAGCTGGAATTTCAGTCGTCTTAGAACACAACTTTCGTAGGGCATAAAGGACAATTTTATGTGCAGCCAAAGCACTCACTACAGATACATCTTAGTATCAAGAGTTATACTACTGATTTGAGCCTTCAAATCTGCAAAAAGATAATCAACCTTATTTTACTCCACTCTCTTCCGTTTAACACACACCAATATTCCATTTAACATATAACAAATGGAATGCCACTTCCTTACGTCTCATACAAAGCAAACTGCCAAGTTTTTAAGGTTTTGGTCTACTACTCAGTTTTAACATGCCAAAAATAAGTCTTCTTTCCCTTGCAGTCTTCTCCACAGCACAGTCCTGTGGCAGACCACATAGATTAAATTAAAGCTccctctttctttaaaataacaaaagagtATATACAAAATAAGAAGACATTTGAGCTTGCATACCTTCTATGCTCAgattcaaataatttatttcacttcC is a window encoding:
- the BBS12 gene encoding Bardet-Biedl syndrome 12 protein isoform X2 — its product is MAFREVNARRHVGLQQLSALALAGRTLLGPMKSYKFVVDESTNQSVLTCSAVRLIESLDLSSATGQLLNETIQAQNKEFKTGMSTLLFLVGAWSNAVLECLQQNVPISVIVSVMSEGLNSCCEKVQSLQLSVHDVNKELCSSSVKTNIFENKTSQIRSNSSPVCFQKGISVSEEVAVPRNAHAQPEDSCNFSNSCLVSALTGFGSIASLIKPVDDRSKSVISESGVNASSCNKKKLSHSRYFSTLSKSNFSSQLGNFEGYLSGQSSYPCECSGFGHLAMALSHGNRTSMKLLQNIVAYQQQRAECSGSSQFNITEIVTCCLLGLPESYSCVCPGFITVVSPEQATVAKYLQDKPLWILLVDGDLTEQYRHLGFNRPCNVRTILEHPNLQEGSSGDTWLSNALDVLTHLEVNLILVRGNVCEKLMERCIAKNILVIGSVTHNVLCAFGEVSGAQPVTYLAQLNARYLGSGAQVELWRACDGRAMELGELVPVRIKVQGIPLLTAMLTTTVASKMQLIEDQFWTSVYRLHHALYEGKVFLGGGAVELLCLSQIQMLAEESLKPASTNAEKVFHNPSWLAASSTEYKSVVLQALANGWNQYLSAVLCNTAKAASGFEAHTLIKCHLKKAADCGSPSAYILKEFKSGGMVQGGSDLFTDPGEGLNVYDNVTAKMEAWRRALDLVLLVLQTDAEIITGPQRNQLLNSYMSSEFMFL
- the BBS12 gene encoding Bardet-Biedl syndrome 12 protein isoform X1; amino-acid sequence: MYLSQCILTIGEELAIARRCVLPMAFREVNARRHVGLQQLSALALAGRTLLGPMKSYKFVVDESTNQSVLTCSAVRLIESLDLSSATGQLLNETIQAQNKEFKTGMSTLLFLVGAWSNAVLECLQQNVPISVIVSVMSEGLNSCCEKVQSLQLSVHDVNKELCSSSVKTNIFENKTSQIRSNSSPVCFQKGISVSEEVAVPRNAHAQPEDSCNFSNSCLVSALTGFGSIASLIKPVDDRSKSVISESGVNASSCNKKKLSHSRYFSTLSKSNFSSQLGNFEGYLSGQSSYPCECSGFGHLAMALSHGNRTSMKLLQNIVAYQQQRAECSGSSQFNITEIVTCCLLGLPESYSCVCPGFITVVSPEQATVAKYLQDKPLWILLVDGDLTEQYRHLGFNRPCNVRTILEHPNLQEGSSGDTWLSNALDVLTHLEVNLILVRGNVCEKLMERCIAKNILVIGSVTHNVLCAFGEVSGAQPVTYLAQLNARYLGSGAQVELWRACDGRAMELGELVPVRIKVQGIPLLTAMLTTTVASKMQLIEDQFWTSVYRLHHALYEGKVFLGGGAVELLCLSQIQMLAEESLKPASTNAEKVFHNPSWLAASSTEYKSVVLQALANGWNQYLSAVLCNTAKAASGFEAHTLIKCHLKKAADCGSPSAYILKEFKSGGMVQGGSDLFTDPGEGLNVYDNVTAKMEAWRRALDLVLLVLQTDAEIITGPQRNQLLNSYMSSEFMFL